In Canis lupus dingo isolate Sandy chromosome 25, ASM325472v2, whole genome shotgun sequence, one genomic interval encodes:
- the SEPTIN2 gene encoding septin-2 has product MSKQQPTQFINPETPGYVGFANLPNQVHRKSVKKGFEFTLMVVGESGLGKSTLINSLFLTDLYPERIIPGAAEKIERTVQIEASTVEIEERGVKLRLTVVDTPGYGDAINCRDCFKTIISYIDEQFERYLHDESGLNRRHIIDNRVHCCFYFISPFGHGLKPLDVAFMKAIHNKVNIVPVIAKADTLTLKERERLKKRILDEIEEHNIKIYHLPDAESDEDEDFKEQTRLLKASIPFSVVGSNQLIEAKGKKVRGRLYPWGVVEVENPEHNDFLKLRTMLITHMQDLQEVTQDLHYENFRSERLKRGGRKVENEDMNKDQILLEKEAELRRMQEMIARMQAQMQLQMQGGDADGGVHGHHV; this is encoded by the exons ATGTCTAAG cAACAACCAACTCAGTTTATAAATCCAGAAACTCCTGGCTATGTCGGATTTGCGAATCTTCCCAATCAAGTTCACCGAAAATCAGTGAAAAAAGGTTTTGAGTTCACACTAATGGTGGTCG gtGAATCGGGTCTAGGAAAATCAACTCTCATAAACAGCCTATTCCTGACTGATCTCTACCCAGAAAGAATCATACCTGGAGCCGCAG agaaaattgAAAGAACTGTCCAGATTGAGGCTTCGACTGTGGAGATCGAGGAGCGAGGGGTCAAGCTGCGCTTGACAGTGGTGGACACGCCCGGCTACGGGGATGCCATCAACTGCAGGGACTG TTTCAAGACAATCATCTCCTACATCGACGAGCAGTTTGAACGGTACCTGCATGACGAGAGTGGTTTGAACCGGCGGCACATCATCGATAACAGGGTGCACTGCTGCTTTTACTTCATCTCACCCTTCGGACATGG ACTTAAGCCCTTAGACGTCGCATTCATGAAAGCAATACACAATAAGGTGAACATCGTGCCCGTCATTGCCAAAGCTGACACCCTCACCCTGAAGGAGCGGGAGCGCTTGAAGAAAAGA ATTCTGGATGAAATTGAAGAACATAACATCAAAATCTACCACTTACCTGATGCAGAATCAGATGAAGATGAGGACTTTAAAGAGCAAACCAGACTTCTCAAG GCCAGTATACCGTTCTCTGTGGTTGGATCCAATCAGCTGATTGAAGCCAAGGGCAAGAAGGTCAGAGGCCGCCTGTACCCGTGGGGTGTTGTGGAGGTGGAGAACCCGGAGCACAACGACTTCCTGAAGCTGCGGACAATGCTCAT CACCCACATGCAGGATCTCCAGGAGGTGACCCAGGACCTTCACTACGAAAACTTCCGTTCTGAGAGGCTCAAGAGAGGCGGCAG aaaagtagaaaatgaggACATGAATAAAGATCAGATCCTgctggagaaggaagcagag CTCCGCCGCATGCAAGAGATGATCGCAAGGATGCAGGCTCAGATGCAGCTGCAGATGCAGGGTGGGGATGCTGACGGTGGGGTCCACGGGCACCACGTGTAA